The Campylobacter sp. CN_NE2 region CGAAGGTTTCGCAAAGCTTTAATATGAGCGATAAAAAGATTTTGATCGCGTATTTTTCTAGGGCTGATGAGAATTATCAGGTAGGCTATATAGAAAAAGGCAACACAGAGATTTTAGCTGAATTTTTGGCTGAATTTAGTGGCGGAAAACTATTTAAAATCGAAACTTTAAAGCCTTACGCAAAAGGCTATCAAGAAGCCATTGATTACGCAAAAAGCGAACAAAAACGAAGTGCTCGTCCTGAGATTAAGCCATTTGGTGATGATATTGCTAATTATGACGCCATATTTTTGGGCTTTCCGACTTGGTGGGGCGATTTGCCGATGGGTGTTTTTACATTTTTAGAAAGCGTGAATTTGCAAGGCAAACCGATTTTTGTCTTCAACACACACGAAGGAAGCGGCTTAGATAGGACGGTAAATTCGGTCGAGAAAACGACAAAAAACAAAGTTTTGGGATATTTTAGCATTAGGGGTGCTGTCGCACAAAACGAACGCGAAAAGGCGAAAAAAGAGCTAAAAGCGTGGTTTGATAAGATTAATAACTAAATTTTGCAAATTTATGATGAAAAAATACGCTAGATTTTTTTATTTGACGGCGATTTTGTGCCTTATTTTGAGCATGAATTACAAAAAAATCGGCGAATTTGTGCATGAAATTTTGGGCTTAATCATTGTGATTTTTGCTCTAACTCACGCATTTTTTAGACGAAAAAATCTTGCTAAATTTAATAGAAAATTTTTTAGAAGCATTTTAAATTTGACGCTTTTATTTACGCTGTGTGCGACTTTTGTGAGTGCTGTTTTTCTCTCTGAATATATTTTTGCGTTTGCCGATTTTGGATTTGGCTCAGACAGCGCAAAAAATATCCACATGTTTGCTACGCATTTGTTATTTTTACTCGCAAGTATCCATATCGGCTTAAATTTAAAAATTTTAGCAAATTTAAAGAGCATAAAATTTAATAAATTCGTCAAATTTGCTCTATTTTTGGCGCTTTTATCTTTTGGAATTTACTCATTTGTTGATTTGCATTTTTATGAATATCTGTTTTTTAAAGTAGGCTTTGGGCTTGAAAATAAAAATTCGCTAATACTAAGCATTTGCGAATATTTGGCGATTTTTGGTGCGATTATTTTTGCGGTGAGAGTTTTTAGTTTTAAAAGATAAACCAAAGCGAATTTCGCTTTGGTTTTTTAAATTTAGATTTTTTTGTATGGTGCTTGACCTGTTTCGTAGAAATTATTTCCGTCGCAGTCAATCGCCACAATCGCAGGGAAATCTTCTACCACTAGTCTTGCGACGGCTTCTGGACCAAGTTCCGGGTAGGCTAGGACCTCATAAGATTTTATGCTTTGGCTGATGAGTGAGCCAGCACCACCTATGGCTACCATATAAACGCAGCCTGATTTTTTCATCGCTTCAACGACGGCTTCGCTTCTATAACCTTTGCCGATCATGCCGTTAATGCCGACTTCGTTTATCATTGTAGGGGTGTATTTGTCCATTCTGCCGCTTGTCGTAGGACCTGCTGCGCCGATTACATTTCCCGGTTTAGCAGGGCTTGGCCCAAGATAATAAATCGTCTCTCCTGCTAAATTTACAGGTAGTTTCTCTCCACGAGCCAAAGTTTCGGTCAAAACTTTGTGGGCGGCATCGCGGGCTGCTATGATTGTGCCTGAGATTAGCACATTATCTCCGGCTTTTAGGCTTTTTGCGACTTCTTTATTAAACGGTGCGGTTATTCTTTTTACTTCTGACATGATTATCTCCTTAAATTTCGGCACTAGCGTGTCTTGCTGCGTGGCAGTTGATGTTTATCGCCACAGGAAGCCCTGCTATGTGGGTTGGATACCACTCGACATTTACTTTAACGGCAGTATTTATGCCGCCTAGCCCTTGCGGTCCTACGCCTGTGGCACGAGCCATTTCTAGTAGTTCATCTTCAAGTTTTGCGTATCTTTCATCAGGATTTCTACTATCGACTGATCTAACGGCAGCTTTTTTTGCTAAAAGTGCGACTTTATCCATTGTTCCGCCGATTCCAACGCCCACAACCATAGGAGGACAGGCGTTTGGTCCTGCGTATTTGACGGCTTCAAGGAATACCTTTTTTACGCCTTCAACGCCGTCAGCCGGAACTAGCATTTTTAAAATCGATTTATTTTCACTACCAAAGCCTTTTGGAGCGACTGTGATTTTGATTTTTTCCCCAGGCACAATGCGTAAATTTATAACCGCAGGAGTGTTGTTTGTGGTATTTTTTCGCTCAAACAAAGGCTCAGCCACGACTGATTTTCTAAGATAGTTATCGACATAGCCGTTTTTTACACCTTCATTGATAGCATCTTCGATATATCCGCCTTCGATATGCACATCTTGTCCGACTTCTACAAAAACTACCGCCATGCCCGTATCTTGGCAAATCGGCGTTACGCCTTTTGCGGCAATGTCGGCATTTTGTAAAAGCTTTCCGATAATATCTTTTCCGATAGGCGAAACTTCGCTCTCACGCGCCTTTTCAAACGCCTTTCTCATATCAGGCGTAACGACATAACAAGCTTTTTTACAAAGCTCAGCGACTGTTTTAGAGATTTCTTCTGCTTGAATTGTTCTCATACTCATCTCCTAAAAAATTTTTTAACATTTGTATTATAACTTTTAACAATTTAGCACACACTTAAAAGTTTAAATTTGAGAATTTTTTAAATTTGCATTTAAATTTAAATAAATTTATGCTACCATTTTGCTTATTTAAATTTAAAGGACAAAAATGATTTTGGTAAATACAGAAACCGTGCCGGGAAAGGAAATTCAAAGCGTTTTTGGCGTGGTTTCAGGAAGCACGATTAGAGCTAAACATATCGGACGAGATATGATGGCAGGGCTAAAAAATGTTTTTGGTGGCGAACTAAAAGGCTACACCGAGCTTTTAGAAGATTCGCGTAAAGAAGCCACAAATCGTATGATAGCCCAAGCGCAAAGACTTGGCGCAAACGCAATCGTAAATGTTCGCTATGCTACTTCGTCGATTGCAGCGGGTGCGGCTGAAATTTATGTTTATGGCACGGCAGTGGTCGTAAGGTAGTTTTATGAGCGATATTATCATATTTTTAGTGCTTTTGGCTTTGGGGTATTTTTTCGGAAGTGCCGCAGAAGCTAATCACTACAAATCGATTAAAAAACGCGAGCTTAAATTTTTACGAATTCCGACAACAAATAAAAAATTTCCTATGCGAAGCGATGAGGTTGTAAATTCAGCGCTCGTGCAAGGAAGCGTTGTTGTTTCGGTGGATTATTTTAAGCGAATTTACGCAAGTGTTATAAATATTTTTGGCGGCAAGGTCGTGCCGTATGAAAGTCTGCTTGATCGTGCTAGAAGAGAGGCGGTTTTGCGTTTAAAAGAATCGGCTCCGACGGCTGATGAATTTATGAATTTACGCATCGAAACAGCGTCGATAACAAAAAATACAAAAAGTGTCGGCTCGATCGAAGTTTTTGCTTATGCTACGGCGATTTATTATAAAAAATGAACTACGAACCACGATATACCGAAAGCGATGAAAATATAAGCAAAGAAAATCATATAAAAAATTTTCTTGCACTTACGCTAGGGGCGGTTGCCGGGATTATTGTTTTGGTTTTTGTTTTGCAAATTTTAGTAAATTTCGTGGTTAAATTTATCCCAGAAGAGACTGAACACAGAATTTTCTCATCAAAAATTCCAGCTGAAAAACTCACTCAAAAAGATAAAAATTTGCAAATTTTAGTCGATAAAATCAAACCTTGCGCTGACATAAAATACGATTTGCAAATTCATATAGAAGATAATAAAATCCCAAATGCCTACGCTAAAATCGGTGGCGATGTCGTCGTAACTAGCGAACTTTTTTCGCATATAAAAAGCGAAAACGGGCTAGTTTTTATTCTAGCGCACGAACTTTCACATTTTAAAAACCGCGACCATTTGCGTGGAACTGCTATAAATTTGGTATTTGGTGTGATTTCTGCTAGTCTTGGCGAAAGCAATGCTCTGCTAAATTTAATCCAAAATTTAGGATTTAGTAAATATTCACAAGACCAAGAAAGTGCAGCCGATAAAAGTGCGCTTGAAGTGCTAAATTGCTACTACGGGCATGTCGGTGGGGCGGACGAATTTTTTGTAAGTATGGCAAAAGACGGCGATGAAAATATGATTTCAAATCTTTTTAGCTCCCACCCGAAGCTTCAAAAACGCATAGAGATGATACGAAATTCTAAATTTAGCTTCGGAGAAACGAAAAAATTAAATTTGAACTAATAAATTCTATTAAAAGAGCAACTATCCGCAAATTTTATCTATTGATGATAAGAAATTTTGCATATTTTGCGGGGTTAGAACTCCGCTATGTTTGGTAATACCGTTTTTATCTAAAAGTAGCAAACTAGGTATGGCATTTACTCCGCCGTTTGCTCTTTCTAACGCTCTTGCACCACTTTGCGTGATTTCATAATTAATGTTTAGCGTTTTTTTGTATTTTTGGATAACACTTCGTTCTTTGTCTTCTAATAAAGCACCGACAATGCGTAAATTTGAACATTTTTTCTGTAAGCTTAAATAAAAAGGAACGCTTTTCTTACACGACGGACACCAAGTCGCAAAAAACACAAATAGCGTAGGCTGGTTGTTATTTTGCATAGTAAAGCCGTCTTTGCTTTTTTGCAAAGAAATTTGTTTCCCGCTATCTAAATTTAGCACTACATTGTCGCCCAAGGTGTCGTTTTGGGAGATAGAATTTATATAGTGAGCCGAATTTCCTTTACCGTTTGATTTATTTGTATTAGATTTATAAACTGCGACTGCAAAAACCACAGCAAAAATGATTAAAATTTTTGTTATATTCATATTTTTCTCCAAATTTTTTGCATTATTTTAGCATTTTTTATAAATTTTGTAAAAATTTTAAAAATTTAGCCATTTATTAAGCTGTCTTTAAGCAACCCTCATATATAATCACATTTCCTTTTCACGGAAACAACCTTCTCGGACTAAATCCTAGATTTTGTTTTTGTTAAAAAGCGTTTTTTAAATTAGTATTGTTAAACTATCTTTTAGTCAATCTTTGAAATCTAAACAAGTGATCGATTGAGCCAAAGGCAATTTTTATAATTGTCAAATTTAAAAGTTACAAACAATTAAGTTTTTAGATTAAAAACTTCATAAATTGAAGTTAAAAGATAAAAAGTTTCTTTTTATCTTTGATACATTTTTTATGGAGAGTTTGATCCTGGCTCAGAGTGAACGCTGGCGGCGTGCCTAATACATGCAAGTCGAACGGACAAGTAAGAGCTTGCTCTTATGAGTTAGTGGCGCACGGGTGAGTAATGTATAGTTAATCTGCCCTACACTGGAGGACAACAGTTAGAAATGACTGCTAATACTCCATACTCCTTCTTAACACAAGTTAAGTCGGGAAAGTTTTTCGGTGTAGGATGAGACTATATTGTATCAGCTAGTTGGTAAGGTAATGGCTTACCAAGGCTATGACGCATAACTGGTCTGAGAGGATGATCAGTCACACTGGAACTGAGACACGGTCCAGACTCCTACGGGAGGCAGCAGTAGGGAATATTGCTCAATGGGGGAAACCCTGAAGCAGCAACGCCGCGTGGAGGATGACACTTTTCGGAGCGTAAACTCCTTTTGTTAGGGAAGAACACTGACGGTACCTAACGAATAAGCACCGGCTAACTCCGTGCCAGCAGCCGCGGTAATACGGAGGGTGCAAGCGTTACTCGGAATCACTGGGCGTAAAGGACGCGTAGGCGGATTATCAAGTCTCTTGTGAAATCTAACGGCTTAACCGTTAAACTGCTTGGGAAACTGGTAATCTAGAGTAAGGGAGAGGTAGATGGAATTCTTGGTGTAGGGGTAAAATCCGTAGAGATCAAGAAGAATACCCATTGCGAAGGCGATCTACTGGAACTTAACTGACGCTAATGCGTGAAAGCGTGGGGAGCAAACAGGATTAGATACCCTGGTAGTCCACGCCCTAAACGATGTATACTGGTTGTTGCTATGCTAGTCATGGCAGTAATCCACCTAACGGATTAAGTATACCGCCTGGGGAGTACGGTCGCAAGATTAAAACTCAAAGGAATAGACGGGGACCCGCACAAGCGGTGGAGCATGTGGTTTAATTCGAAGATACGCGAAGAACCTTACCTAGGCTTGATATCCAACAAATCTCTTAGAGATAAGAGAGTGCTAGCTTGCTAGAATGTTGAGACAGGTGCTGCACGGCTGTCGTCAGCTCGTGTCGTGAGATGTTGGGTTAAGTCCCGCAACGAGCGCAACCCACGTATTTAGTTGCTAACGGTTCGGCCGAGCACTCTAAATAGACTGCCTTCGTAAGGAGGAGGAAGGTGTGGACGACGTCAAGTCATCATGGCCCTTATGCCTAGGGCGACACACGTGCTACAATGGCATATACAATGAGACGCAATATCGCGAGATGGAGCAAATCTATAAAATATGTCCCAGTTCGGATTGTTCTCTGCAACTCGAGAGCATGAAGCCGGAATCGCTAGTAATCGTAGATCAGCCATGCTACGGTGAATACGTTCCCGGGTCTTGTACTCACCGCCCGTCACACCATGGGAGTTGATTTCACTCGAAGCCGGAATGCTAAACTAGCTACCGTCCACAGTGGAATCAGCGACTGGGGTGAAGTCGTAACAAGGTAACCGTAGGAGAACCTGCGGTTGGATCACCTCCTTTCTAGAGTACAAATGAATATTCTCTCACAAGATATTCATCATAAACTCAATCGTCCTTGTTTAGGTTTGAGGGATTGACACTAAATTTGAAATGGGGAATTAGCTCAGCTGGGAGAGCGCCTGCTTTGCACGCAGGAGGTCAGCGGTTCGATCCCGCTATTCTCCACCATTTAATCTCAAATTTAAAATCAAAAGATAGTTTTAAAGACTTAAATAGGAAGTTGCGAATTTAAACTTTCTATTTAAGTCTTTTATGGCTTAATGTTCTTTAATTTACCATTGTTAAAAGTCACAATCAAGTTTTAATAAAAACGATTTTACAGGATCTTGTTAAAGCTTTAATTATATTTGATGAAAGCCAAGCTTTTAAATTTATTTGTTATCCAAATTTAAACGCTAAGATTAATAACACGATTATAAAGCCTAACTTACTTTATAATTTTAATCTCTTTCCGTCTTAATCAAATAAATTAAATATTGTAAAAGCAAATTTAACTAAATTTAAATTTATAAATTAAATCTTTTATCTTTAACAAGGAAGTAATGCAAATTAGAATATTAACATAGTCTAATACTTCATTTTATTATGAAGTAAAAAAAGGTAAGCTACTAAGAGCAAACGGTGGATGCCTTGGCTAGTAGAGGCGATGAAGGACGTGCCAGGCTGCGATAAGTCTCGGGGAGCCGTCAAGGGGCTTTGATCCGGGAATTTCCGAATGGGGCAACCCAGTTAATAGTAATATTAACTACCTACGGGAGCGAACGAGGGGAATTGAAACATCTTAGTACCCTCAGGAAAAGAAATCAAAAGAGATTACGCTAGTAGCGGCGAGCGAAAGCGTAAGAGGGCAAACCACTAGCTTGCTAGTGGGGTTGTAGGACTGCATAAAAGACTAAAAGCAGATAGCAGAATAAACTGGAAAGTTTAATCATAGAGGGTGATAATCCCGTATGCGAAATCTCCTTTTTACTTAGCAGTATCCTGAGTAGGGCGGGACACGCGAAATCCTGTCTGAAGCCGGGTAGACCACTATCCAACCCTAAATACTACTACTAGACCGATAGTGCACAAGTACCGTGAGGGAAAGGTGAAAAGAACTGAGGTGATCAGAGTGAAATAGAACCTGAAACCGTTTGCTTACAATCATTCAGAGCCCTATGATTTATCAGGGTGATGGACTGCCTTTTGCATAATGAGCCTGCGAGTTGTGGTATCTGGCAAGGTTAAGGAAACCCGGAGCCGTAGCGAAAGCGAGTCTTAATAGGGCGCTAAGTCAGATGCTGCAGACCCGAAACGATGTGATCTATCCATGAGCAGGTTGAAACCGGTGTAAGAACCGGTGGAGGACCGAACCGACGGCTGTTGAAAAAGCTCCGGATGACTTGTGGATAGGGGTGAAAGGCCAATCAAACATCGTGATAGCTGGTTCTCTCCGAAATATATCGAGGTATAGCGTTGTGTCGTAATTATAAGGGGTAGAGCACTGAATGGGCTAGGGCATACACCAATGTACCAAACCCTATCAAACTCCGAATACTTATAATGTAATCACAGCAGTCAGGCGGCGAGTGATAAAATCCGTCGTCAAGAGGGGAACAACCCGGACTACCGACTAAGGTCCCTAAATCTTATTTAAGTGGAAAACGATGTGGAGTTACTGAAACAACCAGGAGGTTGGCTTAGAAGCAGCCATCCTTTAAAGATAGCGTAATAGCTCACTGGTCTAGTGATTCTGCGCGGAAAATATAACGGGGCTAAAATAAGTACCGAAGTCGTAGGTTTGCACACAATTTAGTTCTTTTAAATTTGACTAAATTTAATAGAAATTATATTTAAAACTAGCGTTAGCGGTTTTTGCATAAGCAAAAAAGTTTTAAAATAATTCAAGGATAAAATTAAGAGAGTTAAATTGTGTGCAAGCGGTAGGAGAGCGTTCTATTCAGCGTCGAAGCCATACCGGCAAGGAGTGGTGGAGCGGATAGAAGTGAGCATGCAGGCATGAGTAGCGATAAAATATGTGAGAATCATATTCGCCGTAAACCCAAGGTTTCCTACGCGATGCTCGTCATCGTAGGGTTAGTCGGGTCCTAAGCAAAGTCCGAAAGGGGTATGCGATGGAAAATCGGTTAATATTCCGATACCAATATTAGTGTGCGATGGAAGGACGCTTAAAGTTAGGGGAGCCAGCTGATGGAAGTGCTGGTCTAAGTGTGTAGGTTGAGTTATAGGCAAATCCGTAACTCTTTATCCGAGACATTAAAGGCTCTTGACGCTCTTCGGAGTAGATGGAGAATCCTTGATACTATCGAGCCAAGAAAAGTTTCTAAGTTTAGCTAATATTGCCCGTACCGTAAACCGACACAGGTGGGTGGGATGAGTATTCTAAGGCGCGTGGAAGAACTCTCTTTAAGGAACTCTGCAAAATAGCACCGTATCTTCGGTATAAGGTGTGCCTAACTTTGTTAAGGATTTACTCCGTAAGCAAAGAAGGTTACAACAAAGAGTCCCTCCCGACTGTTTACCATAAACACAGCACTCTGCTAACAAGCAATTGGATGTATAGGGTGTGACGCCTGCCCGGTGCTCGAAGGTTAATTGATGATGTCAGCTTTTGCGAAGCATCTGATCGAAGCCCGAGTAAACGGCGGCCGTAACTATAACGGTCCTAAGGTAGCGAAATTCCTTGTCGGTTAAATACCGACCTGCATGAATGGCGTAACGAGATGGGAGCTGTCTCAAAGAGGGATCCAGTGAAATTGTAGTGGAGGTGAAAATTCCTCCTACCCGCGGCAAGACGGAAAGACCCCGTGGACCTTTACTATAGCTTGACACTGCTACTTGGATAAAGATGCGCAGGATAGGTGGGAGGCTTTGATCCATAGACCCCGGTTTATGGTGAGCCATTGTTGAGATACCACTCTTCTTTATTTGGGTAGCTAACTAGCCTGAGTATATCCTCAGGTAGGACAATGTCTGGTGGGTAGTTTGACTGGGGCGGTCGCCTCCCAAAATGTAACGGAGGCTTACAAAGGTTGGCTCAAAGCGGTTGGAAATCGCTTGTAGAGTATAAAGGCATAAGCCAGCTTAACTGCGAGACACACAAGTCAAGCAGAGACGAAAGTCGGTCTTAGTGATCCGGTGGTTCTGTGTGGAAGGGCCATCGCTCAAAGGATAAAAGGTACCCCGGGGATAACAGGCTGATCTCCCCCAAGAGCTCACATCGACGGGGAGGTTTGGCACCTCGATGTCGGCTCATCGCATCCTGGGGCTGGAGCAGGTCCCAAGGGTATGGCTGTTCGCCATTTAAAGCGGTACGCGAGCTGGGTTCAGAACGTCGTGAGACAGTTCGGTCCCTATCTGCCGTGGGCGTAAGAAGATTGAGGAGAGTTGACTCTAGTACGAGAGGACCGAGTCGAACGAACCACTGGTGTATCGGTTGTTCTGCCAAGAGCATCGCCGAGTAGCTAAGTTCGGATGTGATAAGAGCTGAAAGCATCTAAGCTCGAAGCCAACTCCAAGATGAATCTTCTTTTAAGAGCTCAGAAAGACTATCTGTTTGA contains the following coding sequences:
- a CDS encoding M48 family metallopeptidase, whose translation is MNYEPRYTESDENISKENHIKNFLALTLGAVAGIIVLVFVLQILVNFVVKFIPEETEHRIFSSKIPAEKLTQKDKNLQILVDKIKPCADIKYDLQIHIEDNKIPNAYAKIGGDVVVTSELFSHIKSENGLVFILAHELSHFKNRDHLRGTAINLVFGVISASLGESNALLNLIQNLGFSKYSQDQESAADKSALEVLNCYYGHVGGADEFFVSMAKDGDENMISNLFSSHPKLQKRIEMIRNSKFSFGETKKLNLN
- a CDS encoding YbjQ family protein, which gives rise to MILVNTETVPGKEIQSVFGVVSGSTIRAKHIGRDMMAGLKNVFGGELKGYTELLEDSRKEATNRMIAQAQRLGANAIVNVRYATSSIAAGAAEIYVYGTAVVVR
- a CDS encoding TlpA family protein disulfide reductase, producing MNITKILIIFAVVFAVAVYKSNTNKSNGKGNSAHYINSISQNDTLGDNVVLNLDSGKQISLQKSKDGFTMQNNNQPTLFVFFATWCPSCKKSVPFYLSLQKKCSNLRIVGALLEDKERSVIQKYKKTLNINYEITQSGARALERANGGVNAIPSLLLLDKNGITKHSGVLTPQNMQNFLSSIDKICG
- a CDS encoding fumarate hydratase produces the protein MRTIQAEEISKTVAELCKKACYVVTPDMRKAFEKARESEVSPIGKDIIGKLLQNADIAAKGVTPICQDTGMAVVFVEVGQDVHIEGGYIEDAINEGVKNGYVDNYLRKSVVAEPLFERKNTTNNTPAVINLRIVPGEKIKITVAPKGFGSENKSILKMLVPADGVEGVKKVFLEAVKYAGPNACPPMVVGVGIGGTMDKVALLAKKAAVRSVDSRNPDERYAKLEDELLEMARATGVGPQGLGGINTAVKVNVEWYPTHIAGLPVAININCHAARHASAEI
- a CDS encoding DUF4405 domain-containing protein; the encoded protein is MIRLITKFCKFMMKKYARFFYLTAILCLILSMNYKKIGEFVHEILGLIIVIFALTHAFFRRKNLAKFNRKFFRSILNLTLLFTLCATFVSAVFLSEYIFAFADFGFGSDSAKNIHMFATHLLFLLASIHIGLNLKILANLKSIKFNKFVKFALFLALLSFGIYSFVDLHFYEYLFFKVGFGLENKNSLILSICEYLAIFGAIIFAVRVFSFKR
- a CDS encoding YbjQ family protein, with product MSDIIIFLVLLALGYFFGSAAEANHYKSIKKRELKFLRIPTTNKKFPMRSDEVVNSALVQGSVVVSVDYFKRIYASVINIFGGKVVPYESLLDRARREAVLRLKESAPTADEFMNLRIETASITKNTKSVGSIEVFAYATAIYYKK
- a CDS encoding flavodoxin, with amino-acid sequence MKKILIFFVMIFFGCAGNAADTKVSQSFNMSDKKILIAYFSRADENYQVGYIEKGNTEILAEFLAEFSGGKLFKIETLKPYAKGYQEAIDYAKSEQKRSARPEIKPFGDDIANYDAIFLGFPTWWGDLPMGVFTFLESVNLQGKPIFVFNTHEGSGLDRTVNSVEKTTKNKVLGYFSIRGAVAQNEREKAKKELKAWFDKINN
- a CDS encoding Fe-S-containing hydro-lyase produces the protein MSEVKRITAPFNKEVAKSLKAGDNVLISGTIIAARDAAHKVLTETLARGEKLPVNLAGETIYYLGPSPAKPGNVIGAAGPTTSGRMDKYTPTMINEVGINGMIGKGYRSEAVVEAMKKSGCVYMVAIGGAGSLISQSIKSYEVLAYPELGPEAVARLVVEDFPAIVAIDCDGNNFYETGQAPYKKI